One genomic region from Hirundo rustica isolate bHirRus1 chromosome 5, bHirRus1.pri.v3, whole genome shotgun sequence encodes:
- the LOC120753298 gene encoding uncharacterized protein LOC120753298: MPRRAERCLQIAPHSLAIVLDAAAGGRPGGDGADGACAGPAAELGRHRIGYEIFADFKRENMQHFWDRRATAAVAETFFLGWIDEQVLLVQGKEEHLEVLRQGWARRSLKPPSGFHIKCLAVGLAAKHVKSYRVQKTETDHKTGGREVGKQTEAGVKTADIPSFYVQKRLWDLSFLWGLGGVAFLGIPREKRALEMKELSLCLILSLVALSSTAVLPAAQPKENVWETLGNASGLNTICLTHSKPGKTFFNMFGGVASEQMTDS, translated from the exons ATGCCGCGCAGGGCGGAGAGGTGCCTGCAGATCGCCCCGCACTCCCTGGCCATCGTCCTGGACGCCGCGGCCGGGGGGCGGCCCGGGGGCGACGGTGCCGACGGTGCctgcgcggggccggcggcggagCTGGGCCGCCACCGCATCGGCTACGAGATCTTCGCGGACTTCAAGCGGGAGAACATGCAGCACTTCTGGGACCGGAGGGCCACGGCGGCGGTGGCCGAGACCTTCTTCCTGGGCTGGATCGATgagcaggtgctgctggtgcagggCAAGGAGGAGCACCTGGAGGTGCTGCGGCAGGGCTGGGCGCGCCGCTCCCTCAAGCCCCCCAGCGGCTTCCACATCAAGTGCCTGG cagttggACTGGCAGCAAAGCACGTGAAATCATACCGAGTCCAGAAAACAGAGACAGACCACaagactggaggaagagaagtgggcaaGCAGACGGAagccggtgtcaagacagcagacatcccttcgttctacgtgcaaaagagactttgggacttgagttttctttggggcttgggtggtgttgcatttttagggattcccagggaaaagagggcattggaaatgaaagaactatccttgtgcctcattctctccttggttgccttgagcagtACGGCAGTTTTGCCCGcggctcaaccaaaagagaatgtttgggaaactctaggcaatgcatcaggtttgaacaccatctgcctgacacactcaaagccagggaaaacctttttcaacatgtttggtggagttgccagtgagcaaatgacCGATTCctga